aaggaaagaccagaAAGTTGGattcacgctctgaagtgtgcatgtttgtgggatattccaaagacactagaggtggaattttctatagtccaaaataaaacaaaacacttgtatcgacaaatgcaacttttcttgaacaggactatgttaataaccacaaacctcgcagtaaggttgttctcgaggagatggtctcgaatgaatttgcaaagtcaccagcaacaaccagtgaaaaacggcaagaggaaactgctagttctagtcagaataatagagaacctcgtcgtagtgggagggttaatAAGCAACCCAAACGCTGTGaaacgaagttcaaatgcttgtgtttgacacaaacaaagatgatccattgacatttaaagaatgcaatgaatgattctcacaaggacaaatggcaagaagccatgaaccaagaaatggaatcgatgattccaattctgtctgggttcttgaagatccacctgagaatatcaaacccattggttgcaagtggatattcaagaagaaaagaggagcggatgggaaagtagagactttcaaagcaaggcttgtagccaaaggttacacacagaaagaagaggttgactatgaagaaaccttttctcctgtagccatgctataatccattcgtatactcttgtccatagctgcgtgcatggattatgagatttggcaaatggatgtcaaaacaacttttctgaagggttcgaattaaaaggtcaagggcaaaaggtttgcaagctattcttaggtccatttatggactcaaacaagcttctagatcttggaatcttagatttgatgacacaattaaaatgtttggttttgaacaaaacgttgacaaaccttgtgtctataaacggATCAAACAttgtatagtagtattcctcattctttacgttgatgatatattactgattgggaATGACGTAACAtaattatcaaaggtaaagaactggttagatgaacaattccaaatgaaagatttgggagaagccaagtatgttttgggcattaagattcttagagatagatagaacaaaactttggcactatctcaagcaacttatattgataaggtgctagaacgctttaatatgcaaaactccaaaaaaggTGATATTCCAACCCATTctagagtattcctttccaaggagcagtgtcccaaaacatcccaggaagaggaagacatgagacaatatccctatgcctcagcggtaggcagtctgatgtacgccatgCTGTGTACAAGACTTgatatttgttatgcagtagggatagtcaactgttatcaatccaatcctggactgagtcattggattgtagtgaagaatattctcaagtatcgtagaaatactagagattatatgcttgcatattcaggtggagacttgaaccccactggttacactgattctgattttcaataagACAAAGATAGTTAGAAATTGACTTCTGGACCAGTGTTTACttttggaggaggagcggtagtctagcaaagtattaaacaaactagcattgcagattccaccatggaagtcgagtatatagcggcttgtgaagtagctaaggaggttgtgtggctcaaaaagttctattccgatctggaagttgtaccagatgtggataagccactagtcctatactgtgacaataaTGGGGTAGTAGCTAAATCAAATGAACCATGGAGttacaagaggggaaagcacatcgagaggaagtatcatttgcttagagagatagttcatcgaggagatgttgcagttatgaagatagcttcagagcataatcttgcatatCCTTTCATAAAGACATCATCCATAACATCTTTTAaagagcatgtaagaaacatgggaatgagagagaagcctcattttctttagggcaagtgagagattgttgggaattgtgtccTGAAAGCAtttgtagtagacattgttttatgaaataaataaataaattgaatttgttatgcatatattttatggactatattattctgtgataatattatgtaaataacagaaaaattcctaagttcatatatgtgatctcaaacacgtattggtacggggggattgtgtttgagataaatgaacttgaatagttcgcagtaaaataaagttatggaatctttagattagttactgcaagtacggtccactagtattatgaatacatgtgatctagatacggatcactagtgtggtaggacactttagtggaggtgctttatatattagagaatatatagaactgaaccagatatgtttattaatacttagttaaataccgtttcgaagtattaattaaatatatcaattgatgatcatatacaaatagatcttaatcctgaagttactatgaactcctgtttatgttatatgagttctttgattcactcgttagggtctgtcagaatgatcaggctagaaacttttattttgggaactcattaatgtagatggctggggacatagtatacagatatggaatctatgccttctcgcaagagattgaataacgattctcttaagggttgacttttgggactgaatggttattgagctcaaattcataatttagttatgaattaacattcactagtaaagtcaatggtacttaaggaaacaagagataattaatagggtaaaacagtaattttattcctaattaattatgaaccattattaaagggccaatttgtatgcaatgattatatcaatggatgctttataactataaagtactcagtaaatgaaatgtctataattacaagagtgcagtctcatttTTAAAGTAGAATAAATCAtgggattaataaattaagattatttaattaaagagtttaattaataatctcaaatttattggagcttggaattataggtccataggtccccacagcgactctatcaacactattcaaggtaagagttggtatgaaaggaaaaatagtttaaagacatatttaagaagaaatttgttcttcgggccaaatatgcaattatatgataatagtgattaattaattaattacaaattagttataattaaaaaaattaattaatatttaattattgtataatttttgaaattatattaaataattaattaattataagtttcgaaattataataaattaaatatttattttcgaaaatattggatttaattaattggtagaattaattaaatatctttatttgagtgggagataataatctgataagttcaaattggatttgaatttagaagattaatatttatttaaataattaattatatttgataattagttaaaaatatatttaatttaaatttgaattagttatcaggttgttcgATTTTTATctcacaaagtagtttgaatataaataattaaataaaaatagaaaaataaaatattcctAAAATAGGAGtggtacacgtgcacacacagtggcGCGTACTGCTATTTTTTTAGGGATatgctttttatttttatttatttaattacttaatcaatggataattcaaaaaattagtttttggatattttcattaataaaataattaattaataaattgtaagttggttacaaatttattttttaaatttgaatattttcttttaagtatgactaatcaaaaAATATAAAGATAACTCAGACAACTAAGTCTAATtcactctgtgaaaaatagaacgatacttttctctccctgaaaaataaagaaccaattctcaggcctattctcttgatctcatgtgttgagtacatcaagaagaatcacaaataaattatcattcattctctaagtgcccacacacttcttgaggtgcagagaacgctgtggaagatcttggtgtgagtacctgggagcagcttggataggaagatcgttcttattacgaaaagataacaataacacttgataggcttcaagaggtatgatttctattattaacttgcttatgattaatgtatgtatattaatggatccgcgtATTTAAAGGtaatttaaatatgttacaaaaaaatttGTTTGTACACTGGGCCGACCCGGGTAGtttaaatatgatataaaaattattatataaatacaaaaaataataatattaaaaatttagaaacaaaaaaatctagttttaaaagtttttaataatttttataaatatatatttacataatttagtttatttttaaaattatactattcattaaattttttacaatatttttccaattaataaaaacaactcttttttaactaatacaaatttttataaatgtgttaaagaataatatatttaataatataattaattttataaatatgttaaagaataataaatttaaattttgatataaaaatgattataaatacaaaagtaaataaaaaatttagaaacaaaaaaatctagttttaaaagtttttagtaaatacataatttttataaatatatatttacataatttagtttatatttttaaaattatactattcattaattataattttttatttgaattttggcgacattttatgactgtcggcgttggggtcaatagcgacacctattaactgtcggcattggtctcaaaTTAACTGTCGACGTTTAGCGACATCTTTTAACTATCGGCATtgatctcgaattaactgtcggcgttgagctcaatagcgacacattttaactatcAGCACTGGTCTAGAATTAACTgttggcgttggggtcaatagcgacacattttaactgtcggcattggtctcgacactacaccaaatacccatttccataacacatgaatataatagaaATGAAAAAGAGTTATGGTAAATGTTATGTATGTAGCAAAATAAAAAGGCGGTAATATTTTGGGAGCCCGCCACTCATAcattttttttcagaaaaaatcaCACGGactcaccattttcttcttcggctaagCAAAGTCTGAACTTTATCTTCAGTTTCATCATCCCTGCTTCAAATCTGAGCTCacatctcctccatccctcatatctcctccatctctctctcgtctttctctatctctctgtcagTAGGGTTCCATTCGTTGGGTTGTTTCACTCCTCTTTGGTCTTGGCAAGCTGGGTAAGGATATATAGTTTTAGGTGTTATTGATCTGGGTCATTGGTTTTTTATGCTAATCGAGCTTAATTTGGGAATAAATCTAATGGGTTGTTTGATTTTCTGTTTCCCTCTCTCTCCATATTTCTCGGCAACGGACAGTCCAGCAAGCCGAGCAGCGGAGGAAGCAGAGCACCCACCGACGACGACTTCTCCAACAGGCTCTCGGCTTGCTCTCTCTGACTAGCAACGGCGCAGGAAGGGACTCCTCCAACAGGTTCTGTCAGCTCTCTTCTTTCTTTGTGTCTTGGACTGAATTAACTGGTCATAGCGAATTGAGATGGATGTGAATTTTGAAGCATGGTTTGatttttttctatgtaattttattCAGTCCAATTTTCCTTacatataatacaaaattttCTCTTAGAGTGTCCCTCAATAATCTGCAAATTGGTTTCCTTCTCCGTCCGCCCCTCCTCTCTGTATATATACTATAAGCACATAGGCTAAATATTAGATAAATgcaatttgcagcaatggtatgtcGAGTATTCCGACGAAGGTCCATGGTATGAACTGTTGGTCATTCCACTTCGTTTTGAGCTACTTTGTTCAAACATGATCCCCATATCAATTAAGGTATCCTTCTGTATAAAAATGTGTGAGAAACTGTGGTACATAAATCATTATAAGAATAAAAGACACAACAATGCTTTTGTTAACAAAAGTTAGAATTTCTCTGTTTGAAAGCGGTTGATAGTCTCTAGTGTAAACTGTTATATCTTTGGCAGGTGTCCCTTGACCTTGTGAAGAGCTTGTATGCAAAGTTTATTGATTGGGATGATAAAATTATTGACCATGAGACTATTACTCCAGCCCATGCAACAAAGTGAGTGTAATTGGTATTGTAGTAATTGTCAATGCTTCCCCCCCCTTTGAATATATGCATATGAGGTTTATATAATATGTGGCAGTACAGCAATCAGCGAGGACTTGGGCCAGGTTGAGTACATTTTGACTGACAAAACTGGTACTCTAACAGAAAATAAGATGATCTTTAGAAGGTGCTGTATCAGTGGCATTTTCTATGGAAATGAGATAGGAGATGCCTTAAAAGGTATGGTGTTTTTCTGAACAAATATTTCTATTAAACTTATGTAGTTATTAACTAAATTTGGGGTTGTAAATTGGTGTTGATTTGACCTtacataaaaaatgtattttggggATAATTCCCTTGTGTATATGCCCTAGCGGTTTATTCTGCTGCAAAGATTCTTGGTCTTGATGTTCAGTATTGTTACTATAGAAAGTAATAGTGATGAAACAATTCTTGGTGAATTAGAGAGGTATTATCTATTGTGGCATCCCATGCCTGAATGCCCTTGTATTTGGCATCTGGCATGAAGCAAAAGTAATGGAGATCATATATTATTGTATATAGTGTGCTCGTTTGACATATCATTTGCTTTTACTTTTATATAGTAGAAGAAGAGAAGTAAAAggcctaagtttttttttttcaattacgGTTTGGATagtctattttattttattttttttaaatcacaacaaatattttattatatttaattttattttattaattagacTAAGGATAAAATATGTaatctaagttttttttttaaaaagaaaattaaaactgAAAACAACTTCCCTTATTTATTCAAAAGATCTTTATGAAGAAGTTAATGGACATTTACTTCCTCGTAGAGTTTGAAAATTCATAAAACACTTTTGAAAATTCATCCAAGCACTCctcaaaaaaaaagagaaaaaaaagaaaaaaattcatcCAAACACTTAAAAAAGTAACATTTAGGCTCTGGAAAAGTTTCAAAGCCATGTCAAACAGGACCTCTGAATGATTTGTTTAAGACCTATGAATGTTGGGCTATGTAATTATGTTCATAGTTCAATTGCTCATGTGTTAATATGTAGGTTCAAAGTCaaataataaagaaaatgtaGTATTTGTTTTAAATGGGCTTGGTGATTAGCTAATTTATTTCTGTCATTCATTTGATATCATTGACAGTTATAGGACTGTTTTGGATTATAATTTAACTTTATTTTCTGATTAGTTTTGTTTTATGATAAAAAGATGCAAGGTTGCTCAATGTTGTTGCAAGCGGTTCTCCTTATGTTATACAATTCCTTACAATAATGGCAATATGTAATACAGTAATACCAGTACAGAGGTGATTTTGCTTctatatgtattttattttttatttttgatggTTTTACAATCTTTTGATTTTCCCATAGATTAAGAAGACTACCATTTATTGTGATAGCATGTAGGAGatatgaaagaaaaataaatgcaaTTATTTACGGATTCAGATCTTTGCATATTTCTTTTGCTCTTTGTAGCAAAAGTGGTGCTATCATGTACAAGGCGCAGTCCCAGGATGAGGATGCACTTGTCCAAGCTGCTGCTCAATTCCATATGGTTTTCTTCAATAAAAGTGGAAATATTCTTGGTACGCTGGTTTGTTCTTTTCTATTTGGATATTTTGTTTTGATCTTAGGTTTGGCTATTTGATATTGATCAATATATTACAGAGATCAAGTTCAATGCTTCTACACTTCGATATGAGGTTTTGGAAACTCTGGAGTTTACTTCGGATAGGAAAAGAATGTCATTTGTGGTTAAGGATTGCCAAAATGGGAATATTATTCTTTTATCAAAGGGTGCAGATGAAGTAATTCTTCCGTATGCAAGTTCAGGTAAATCTAATTGTACTTTTTAATGACCTCCCTTTCTTAGTCACCTATAAGGTGAAGTATGTTGGAGTTTCTTGGCTCAGGGGATTGATATATTTCTTGTTGAAACCTTCGCACTAATAGATTTTTTATAATTCATTTTAATATAAGCCCCCACAGAGTAGGTTTTGATTCTTTTTATCTGCTCATGTATATTAGTTCTCAATTATTTACTGCTATATATGCTACTAGATGTCTAGAAATATATGGTTAATGCATATTGCTCGTATTGGTGTTTGATGGTTTCCAATGTACCTCAGGGCAGCAGACAAGGACATTTATTGAAGCTGTGGAACAATATGCTCAATTAGGTCTTCGTACACTTTGTCTTGCTTGGTGTATTTTGGAGGAAGATGAGTATCAGGAATGGTCTTCGATGTTTAAAGAGGCCAGTAGTACAATGGTTGATAGAGAGGTAAACACCTAAAGCACACAAACTCATTCACATGTCATGAGTTTTTTGTCTATCCACTCCCTTTACTTCACTACTCTGTGCAGTGGAGACTAGCTGAGGTCTGTCAAAGATTAGAACATGATCTTGTGATCCTTGGGGTTACCGCAATAGAAGACCGTTTACAGGTGACATAATGCACTTATTACTTTTTTCTaacatatatatgtgtgtatattttcTACTAATTGTAGAGTGCTCAGTAGAAGGGGAAACATAGTTAGATTAGGGATACTATTGCTTGGATTGTACTAGATACTGATAGTTGTGATATTTTAAACTGTAATTGTCAGGATGGAGTACCAGAAACAATAGAGGCATTAAGAAAAGCAGGAATCAATTTTTGGATGCTTACTGGTGACAAGCAGAATACTGCAATACAGATTGCTCTTTCTTGCAATTTTGTTTCACCCGGTAGTCAAACTAATTGGATTATTAACTTGTGTTTTGTTCATTTTATTGTTTGAAGCAGCCTAATTATTTAAGCAGAAAAATTTGTTTCTTGGACTGAAGAAGCAGAACAAAGGAGAATGGAGTGGATTATCTGAAATGAGATTGACACTTGGCCTTAATGTCTCTAGTTGTTTCAGATAATTACCTTGCTCCAAATACTTTATCAATTTTTTCActtgattgatttttttattttggtgtctgttttttttctttcataattTTTAGTTCTTTCTGCAATTCCCTTTTATGTAATTGGTAAAATAACAAAAAAGTATTGGGGCTAAAGATTGACTTGCGTGGCTTAAATAGAGAGATGACTTTAACTTGCTATGGTGTGTTCTACCTGGCTCTATTGCTTAATTTAATGATTTGAGTTTGTTGCCTTCCATAGCTCTGTAAGGGATATGTTTCTTCCCTCTCTTTAATATTATCAATTTTCATTATATATTATTTGCTTTATGTTATGCTTTCTGACTTGACAGAGCCAAAAGGACAGCTTCTATTAATTAATGGCAAAACAGAAGATGAAGTCAGCAGAAGTTTAGAGAGAGTTTTACTTACAATGAGGATTACAACTTCAGAACCTAAGGTATTTTATATAGCTCCTAGTTGTGAGAAATCAACTTTAGATTATATTTGCCATTATTAACATTCTAGGCTGTATCAAAATGTTGAAAAAAGTTCATTGTTATACTTATACTAGACAGTTTAAGTTTCTTTCAAGCTCACTCTGTTGTGTGTTAATAAGTATAATTTCATTTTTATATCTTTTATAATTGACATGTAAACATTATTCCTTCTAATCTTgtatattattcttttttaaatgtcTGGTGTACTAACTTTGGCATGTAACAGGATTCTATACACCGTTAGTATCCTTGTTGCTAACTTGGCACAAGTAGCTGAGCATGGTCACATGCTTCTAATTCAACAATGAAGCATTACGTCCACATCAATGATGATGAATCTTCACATGATCTGTATTGTGCCAATCGCATTTCGAACACAAAATATAATTTGTTGAACTTCCTACCGAAGAATTTATGGGAACAATTTAGGTGATTTATGATTTGATGTTATCGATTGCTTGATATAGTATTGGTTGTGGTAATTTAGTCGATTTGAATTGTTATTATAATTTACTTTATAGCATTCCTGTTTTTCTTAACTATAAGAAATTTATTTATGCTAAACTTGTAGTATGTATCTATGTGTTGGTTagtgtttttaagtttttattgttCAGGAACATGACATGATTGATAGGTTCAGGAATATGTTTTCAGCCGCTTCATGAATCAGTACTTTCTGCTAATAGCATGCCTTCAGTTATGGTCTCCTATTACTCCAGTAAATCCTGCCAGTACATGGGGTCCACTTATTTTCATTTTTGTTATCTCTGCAACAAAAGAGGCATGGGATGATTACCACAGATTTCTTTCAGACAAGAAAGCGAATGAGAAAGAAGTTTGGGTTGTGAGGCAGGGCATAAAGAAACATGTATAGACATTTCTTTTCTTTACTCCTCTTTGGTTGCATTTCTTTTATTGTGACAAACTGACTGGTCGTATTCACTTGTAGGTTCAAGCACAGGATATTCATGTGGGTAATATAGTATGGCTCCGAGAGAATGATGAAGTGCCATGTGATCTGGTTTTCATTGGGACATCTGATCCGCAAGGGGTACCTAAACCTCTGCACTTTCGGGGTTTCTTTTCTCTGACATTGTTTGGTGTTGCTTGCATGCTTAGAAGATTATTCATTTCTAAAGAAGCAAAAACTTTATAGTACATTAAATTTCCAttcataatcatgcttatatcATAGAATTATTGCAATGGCTGTGTTTCTTTTTCTGTAATCCTGTAACTATTTTCCTTTTGACCTTTACAATTGCTTAAACATGTCAAGAACTTGATAATGTAACTTCCTCCAGACTTCTGCTCTAGATGGTGAAACTAATCTAAAGACCAGGTTTATTCCCTCAGCTTGCATGGGGATTGATCTAGAAGTCTTGCACAAAATCAAGGTAAGCTTTCCATGAAGATTTCTATCGGGTTTTATTTCACTTTAATAAGTGATGATGCATTTCTCTCTCTCTACAGGGTGTGATTGAGTGCCCTGTTCCTGACAAGGACATTAGAAGATTTGATGTAAATTTACGGTTGTTTCCTCCTTTTATTGATAATGATCTGTGCCCATTAACCATTAAAAACACAATTCTTCAGTCATGTTACTTGCGGAATACCGAATGGGCATGTGGAGTAGCTGTTTATACAGGCAAGTTTGTTTATTCTAGTTGTCAAGGACATATTTTAATGCATACCTCTCTGTTCATGCATGCacatatttgttttgttttgaagCAATAAGAACAGGGAAGTTCTCATAAATGGTAAGTGACCTTATGCAGTATATGAATAAAGTATGAAACTTTGTACTTTAATCATGACATCTGCTGGTGAAGTCGACAACTTTCATATTAATTATCAACATCAATATGCCAAGGGAAATATCTTAGTACCTCCCAAAATTGCTACTGTATCTGaagaaataataattgataaaactTGTATTTCTGATTGATGGGAATATCACAAATTTAAGTGAGTCATgcttcttcttctacttcttatctctc
The Humulus lupulus chromosome 6, drHumLupu1.1, whole genome shotgun sequence DNA segment above includes these coding regions:
- the LOC133784992 gene encoding phospholipid-transporting ATPase 2-like; this encodes MDQWYVEYSDEGPWYELLVIPLRFELLCSNMIPISIKVSLDLVKSLYAKFIDWDDKIIDHETITPAHATNTAISEDLGQVEYILTDKTGTLTENKMIFRRCCISGIFYGNEIGDALKDARLLNVVASGSPYVIQFLTIMAICNTVIPVQSKSGAIMYKAQSQDEDALVQAAAQFHMVFFNKSGNILEIKFNASTLRYEVLETLEFTSDRKRMSFVVKDCQNGNIILLSKGADEVILPYASSGQQTRTFIEAVEQYAQLGLRTLCLAWCILEEDEYQEWSSMFKEASSTMVDREWRLAEVCQRLEHDLVILGVTAIEDRLQDGVPETIEALRKAGINFWMLTGDKQNTAIQIALSCNFVSPEPKGQLLLINGKTEDEVSRSLERVLLTMRITTSEPKEHDMIDRFRNMFSAAS
- the LOC133783968 gene encoding phospholipid-transporting ATPase 2-like; translated protein: MGIDLEVLHKIKGVIECPVPDKDIRRFDVNLRLFPPFIDNDLCPLTIKNTILQSCYLRNTEWACGVAVYTGNETKLGMSRGIPEPKLTAMDAMIDKLTGAIFVFQIVVVMVHLISSLMQHLIVGNLKILL